From the Desulfohalovibrio reitneri genome, one window contains:
- a CDS encoding NADH-quinone oxidoreductase subunit B, whose translation MAEKNLGVRPAETGSEPPLVDIPLANKFLDVCRAMSLWPMTFGLACCAIEMMAVGMARFDISRYGAEVFRPSPRQSDLMIVAGTVNKKMAGPLVRLYEQMPAPKYVMALGNCAIAGGPFAIKGQYNVIEGVDQLVPVDVYVPGCPPRPEGLLEGLFQLQDKLIGHRFWPEPDQPPVVGEQK comes from the coding sequence ATGGCCGAGAAGAATCTCGGAGTAAGGCCGGCGGAGACCGGGAGCGAACCGCCCCTGGTCGACATTCCGCTGGCCAACAAGTTCCTCGACGTCTGCCGGGCCATGTCGCTTTGGCCCATGACCTTCGGCCTGGCCTGCTGCGCCATCGAGATGATGGCCGTTGGCATGGCCCGATTCGATATCTCCCGCTACGGCGCGGAGGTCTTCCGCCCCTCCCCGAGGCAGTCCGACCTGATGATCGTGGCCGGCACGGTCAACAAGAAGATGGCCGGGCCGCTGGTGCGGCTGTACGAGCAGATGCCCGCCCCCAAGTACGTCATGGCCCTGGGCAACTGCGCCATCGCGGGCGGCCCCTTTGCCATCAAGGGCCAGTACAACGTCATCGAGGGCGTGGACCAGCTGGTGCCGGTGGACGTCTACGTGCCCGGCTGCCCGCCGCGCCCGGAGGGACTGCTGGAGGGCCTCTTCCAGCTGCAAGACAAGCTCATCGGCCACCGGTTCTGGCCCGAACCCGACCAGCCCCCAGTCGTGGGCGAGCAGAAGTAG
- a CDS encoding monovalent cation/H+ antiporter subunit D family protein translates to MELYESTRVLAPIIITLLAPFFIYWNRHSPDKREAISFVAAASAFVTVLSMAPAVLSGRVWAYELFTLLPGIHISFCVDGLSLVFALIATFLWMLVTSYNIGYMRGLKEHAQTRYYFCFAVAIFGAVGVAFSKNIFTLYLFYEVITVFTYPLVAHHQDHEAYHGARKYLVYLMGTSKLFLLPAMVLTYVLCGTLDFHLGDVVTGMAFPYEQQPVLVTITYILYIAGLAKAAIMPFHNWLPSAMVAPTPVSALLHAVAVVKAGVFCVSRIILSGFGLETMEALNLGIPTAFLAALTIVAASVIALTKDDLKARLAYSTVSQLSYIVIGVCMLTPMAVQGGVLHIANHAFSKITLFMCAGAIYVAAHTKKISLMGGMGWRMPLTFGAFAVASMSMIGVPFVCGFVTKWYLVNGAIQAKQVILVVALLASTLLNASYFGPIVYRAFFRPAAEGVDLEEFSEPGLTMVVPVLLTAAMSVFLGLYPELFLNFIKAFGNF, encoded by the coding sequence ATGGAACTGTACGAGTCCACGCGGGTCCTGGCGCCCATCATCATCACCCTGCTGGCCCCCTTCTTCATCTACTGGAACCGGCACTCCCCGGACAAGCGCGAGGCCATCTCCTTCGTGGCCGCGGCCTCGGCCTTCGTGACCGTGCTCTCCATGGCCCCGGCCGTGCTGAGCGGCCGCGTCTGGGCCTACGAGCTATTCACCCTCCTGCCCGGCATCCACATCTCCTTTTGCGTGGACGGGCTGTCGCTGGTGTTCGCCCTCATCGCCACCTTCTTGTGGATGCTGGTGACGAGCTACAACATCGGCTACATGCGCGGGCTCAAGGAACACGCCCAGACTCGCTACTACTTCTGCTTCGCGGTGGCCATCTTCGGCGCCGTGGGCGTGGCCTTCTCCAAGAACATCTTCACCCTGTACCTCTTCTACGAGGTCATCACCGTCTTCACCTATCCGCTGGTCGCCCACCACCAGGACCACGAGGCCTATCACGGCGCGCGCAAGTACCTGGTCTACCTCATGGGCACCTCCAAGCTGTTCCTGCTGCCGGCCATGGTGCTGACCTACGTGCTGTGCGGCACCCTGGACTTCCACCTGGGCGACGTGGTCACGGGCATGGCCTTCCCCTACGAGCAGCAGCCGGTGCTGGTGACCATCACCTACATCCTCTACATCGCCGGGCTGGCCAAGGCGGCCATCATGCCCTTCCACAACTGGCTGCCCTCGGCCATGGTTGCGCCCACGCCGGTCTCCGCCCTGCTGCACGCGGTGGCGGTGGTCAAGGCGGGCGTCTTCTGCGTCTCCCGCATCATTCTCTCCGGCTTCGGCCTGGAGACCATGGAGGCGCTGAACCTGGGCATCCCCACCGCCTTCCTGGCCGCCTTGACCATCGTGGCGGCCTCGGTCATCGCCCTGACCAAGGACGACCTCAAGGCGCGGCTGGCCTATTCCACGGTGTCGCAACTGTCCTACATCGTCATCGGCGTGTGCATGCTGACCCCCATGGCGGTGCAGGGCGGGGTGCTGCACATCGCCAACCACGCCTTCTCCAAGATCACCCTCTTCATGTGCGCGGGCGCCATCTACGTGGCCGCCCACACCAAGAAGATCAGTCTCATGGGCGGCATGGGCTGGCGCATGCCCCTGACCTTCGGGGCCTTCGCCGTGGCGTCCATGTCCATGATCGGCGTGCCCTTCGTCTGCGGGTTCGTCACCAAGTGGTATCTGGTCAACGGGGCCATCCAGGCCAAGCAGGTCATTCTGGTGGTGGCGCTTCTGGCCTCCACGCTGCTCAACGCCTCCTACTTCGGCCCCATCGTCTACCGCGCCTTCTTCCGGCCGGCGGCCGAGGGCGTCGATCTGGAGGAGTTCTCCGAGCCCGGGCTGACCATGGTGGTGCCGGTGCTGCTCACGGCGGCCATGTCGGTGTTCCTCGGGCTGTATCCCGAGCTTTTCCTGAACTTCATCAAGGCCTTCGGCAACTTCTAG
- a CDS encoding Na(+)/H(+) antiporter subunit D, producing the protein MTQTLEFYHPAAGFIALAAALPFFCGRWWRWLLPVPAILAIISVFTMSPGNYGGLEWMGFDLSLGRVDALSLVFANVFAIQAFIGFIYSFHLKQKRQHVFSSLYVAGGFGCVFAGDYLTLFAFWELMSVASTMLIWYNARENNRAGGAGFRYFLIHSLGGLLLLGGMLLRYKALGTFDFVPIDPSTAHYYDWLILLGFGVNAAFIGLHAWLPDAYPEATITGAVFMSAFTTKTAVYTLARGFAGWDFLAWMGVGMALYGVFYATMENQGRRILSYHIMSQVGYMVAGIGIGTAMALNGATAHAYAHILYKGLLFMSVGAVIYATGTGRLTDLGGMVGKLPLVMILYVVAGLSISGMPIFNGFISKTMTIAGAFEDHQTLIGIGLEVAAVGTFLSVGIKLPYFAFWGGKRDNPIKPRPIPVNMYLAMGIAALLCTAQGLYPQMLYALLPFQEAVHEYHPWTAWHVLQTSLLLGFTGLVFYLMRKTMKPHVQRNVDFELLYILAGRAFLFLVSRPVAWADSIWTTVYRVVGLRVLLFFGWLTSAFDWRAIDGVVDGVAYTTRNVGGRTAKTQTGKLGDYLAMAIAFALVVLAFIWAVS; encoded by the coding sequence ATGACCCAGACGCTTGAGTTCTACCATCCGGCGGCGGGTTTCATCGCCCTGGCCGCGGCCCTGCCGTTCTTCTGCGGCAGATGGTGGCGCTGGCTGTTGCCCGTGCCCGCGATTCTGGCCATCATCTCAGTGTTCACCATGTCTCCGGGCAACTACGGCGGGCTGGAGTGGATGGGCTTCGATCTCAGCCTGGGGCGGGTTGACGCCCTTTCCCTGGTCTTTGCCAACGTATTCGCCATCCAGGCGTTCATCGGCTTCATCTACTCCTTCCATCTCAAGCAGAAGCGCCAGCACGTATTCTCTTCGCTCTACGTGGCGGGCGGCTTCGGCTGCGTCTTTGCGGGCGACTACCTGACCCTGTTCGCCTTCTGGGAGCTGATGAGCGTCGCCTCCACCATGCTCATCTGGTACAACGCCCGCGAGAACAATCGGGCCGGGGGAGCCGGTTTCCGGTACTTCCTGATCCACTCCCTGGGCGGGCTGCTGCTTCTGGGCGGCATGCTGCTGCGCTACAAGGCGCTGGGCACCTTCGACTTCGTGCCCATCGATCCCTCCACCGCCCACTACTACGACTGGCTCATCCTGCTGGGCTTCGGCGTCAACGCGGCCTTCATCGGCCTGCACGCCTGGCTTCCGGACGCCTACCCCGAGGCCACCATCACCGGCGCGGTCTTCATGTCCGCCTTCACCACCAAGACGGCCGTCTACACCCTGGCGCGCGGCTTCGCGGGCTGGGACTTCCTGGCCTGGATGGGCGTGGGCATGGCTCTCTACGGCGTTTTCTACGCTACCATGGAGAACCAGGGACGGAGGATTCTCTCCTACCACATCATGTCCCAGGTGGGGTACATGGTGGCGGGCATCGGCATCGGCACGGCCATGGCGCTGAACGGCGCCACGGCCCACGCCTACGCGCACATCCTTTACAAAGGCCTGCTCTTCATGAGCGTGGGCGCGGTCATCTACGCCACCGGCACGGGGCGTCTGACCGACCTAGGCGGCATGGTGGGCAAGCTGCCCCTGGTCATGATCCTCTATGTGGTGGCCGGGCTTTCCATCTCAGGCATGCCCATCTTCAACGGCTTCATCTCCAAGACCATGACCATCGCCGGGGCCTTCGAGGACCACCAGACCCTCATCGGCATCGGGCTGGAGGTCGCGGCCGTGGGCACCTTCCTCTCGGTGGGCATCAAGCTGCCGTACTTCGCCTTCTGGGGCGGCAAACGGGACAACCCCATCAAGCCCAGGCCAATCCCGGTGAACATGTACCTGGCCATGGGGATTGCCGCGCTGCTCTGCACGGCCCAGGGCCTGTACCCCCAGATGCTCTACGCCCTGCTTCCCTTCCAGGAAGCCGTGCACGAGTACCACCCCTGGACCGCCTGGCACGTGCTGCAGACCAGCCTGCTGCTTGGCTTCACCGGCCTTGTCTTCTACCTCATGCGCAAGACCATGAAGCCGCACGTGCAGCGCAACGTGGACTTCGAACTGCTCTACATCCTGGCCGGCCGCGCCTTCCTCTTCCTGGTGTCGCGGCCCGTGGCCTGGGCGGATTCCATCTGGACCACGGTCTACCGCGTGGTGGGACTGCGGGTTCTGCTGTTCTTCGGCTGGCTGACCTCGGCCTTCGACTGGCGGGCCATCGATGGCGTCGTCGACGGGGTGGCCTACACCACGCGCAACGTTGGAGGCCGCACGGCCAAAACGCAAACCGGCAAGCTGGGCGACTATCTGGCCATGGCCATCGCCTTCGCCCTGGTCGTCCTGGCCTTCATATGGGCCGTGAGCTAA
- the nuoK gene encoding NADH-quinone oxidoreductase subunit NuoK: MSALLLYQLVALMLLAIGLYGLCFRRSFVGMLISVELMLNGAGLSIVAAAQLTPASASLGQLATLLVMGLAAAEATLVLAIVIVVSKRFGETDSETVSELKG, translated from the coding sequence ATGAGCGCGCTGCTTCTCTACCAGCTTGTGGCCCTGATGCTGCTGGCCATCGGGCTCTACGGCCTCTGCTTCCGCCGCAGCTTCGTCGGCATGCTCATCAGCGTGGAGCTGATGCTCAACGGCGCGGGCCTGTCCATCGTGGCCGCGGCCCAGCTCACCCCGGCCTCGGCTTCGCTGGGTCAGCTGGCCACGCTCTTGGTCATGGGTTTGGCCGCGGCCGAGGCGACCCTGGTGCTGGCCATCGTCATCGTGGTCTCCAAGCGCTTCGGCGAGACCGACTCCGAAACCGTTTCCGAGCTGAAGGGGTAG
- a CDS encoding NADH-quinone oxidoreductase subunit C, whose product MANGFSFPAMCRLESDYAKTGSTAVYHLNPGQLKAAANAFNNRGWFLEDITCLDVEEGILVLYHFDHMERAEARVTLRVLVPHDDAVLPSIGSVFGAAYWHEREAQDMHGMTFTDHPNPLPLLLPEDADFHPLLHDEKRRKSARDILEEYHHAYCWPSFVKIEEEPNGEAAEEGGQEAAGEEG is encoded by the coding sequence ATGGCGAACGGCTTCAGTTTTCCGGCCATGTGCCGGCTCGAATCGGACTACGCCAAGACGGGCTCCACGGCCGTCTACCACCTCAACCCCGGCCAGCTGAAAGCCGCGGCCAACGCCTTCAACAACCGCGGCTGGTTCCTGGAGGACATCACCTGCCTGGACGTGGAGGAGGGCATCCTGGTCCTGTATCACTTCGATCACATGGAGCGGGCCGAGGCCCGGGTGACTCTGCGCGTGCTGGTGCCCCACGACGACGCAGTGCTGCCCTCCATCGGCTCCGTCTTCGGCGCGGCCTACTGGCACGAGCGCGAGGCGCAGGACATGCACGGGATGACCTTCACCGACCATCCCAACCCCCTGCCCCTGCTGCTGCCCGAGGACGCCGACTTCCACCCCCTGCTGCATGACGAAAAGCGGCGCAAATCCGCCCGCGACATCCTTGAGGAATACCACCACGCCTACTGCTGGCCCTCCTTCGTGAAGATCGAGGAAGAGCCGAACGGCGAGGCCGCCGAAGAGGGCGGCCAGGAAGCGGCGGGGGAGGAAGGCTGA
- a CDS encoding complex I subunit 4 family protein gives MTEVGYPVLSSIIFFPLLAALVLLFVRHDGAARFITLCASVVEIMLAIPLLMHFVPSDVGFQFVEQYQWVPSLGLSYYLGVDGISYLMVLLTILILPLCVLCSWTYVKQRAKEFHICLLLMTTACIGVFLALDFVLFYIFWEAMLVPMYLMIAVWGGPRRRYASIKFFLYTLAGSTLLLVAMVAFFQSQGTFSIPELMQGEYSFRFQFWAFLAMALAFAIKVPMFPFHTWLPAAHVEAPSAGSVVLASVLIKMGAYGFLRFCMTLTPMGMDYFTPLFIALSVAGILYGGIICLGQTDVKKLIAYSSVAHMGFCTLGIFMFNLRGIEGALMIMLNHGLVTGALFMMIGAIYERSHSREIEDNQGMGKFLPAFMGFFGLFALSSLGFPGLNSFVGEALVLIGAFTSDWVIGLIVIPGAMLGAAYMLRLTQRMTYAPIGQEPSPKGKGWRDLSPREVTYLLPLAVLTIYIGLAPGFALRIIDPAIENLLAGYKQKSQPAGYLAEEGEREVPTVVEAALSRVEKVF, from the coding sequence ATGACCGAAGTCGGCTACCCGGTCCTTTCCAGCATCATCTTCTTCCCCTTGCTGGCCGCCCTGGTGCTCTTGTTCGTGCGCCACGACGGGGCGGCGCGCTTCATCACCCTGTGCGCCTCGGTGGTGGAGATCATGCTGGCCATCCCCCTGCTGATGCACTTCGTGCCCTCGGACGTGGGCTTTCAGTTCGTGGAGCAGTACCAGTGGGTGCCCTCGCTGGGGCTTTCCTACTACCTTGGCGTGGACGGCATCTCCTATCTGATGGTGCTGTTGACCATCCTCATCCTGCCGCTCTGCGTCCTCTGCTCCTGGACCTACGTTAAACAGCGGGCCAAGGAATTCCACATCTGCCTGCTGCTCATGACCACGGCCTGCATCGGGGTCTTCCTGGCCCTGGACTTCGTGCTCTTCTACATCTTCTGGGAGGCCATGCTGGTCCCCATGTACCTCATGATCGCGGTCTGGGGCGGTCCCAGGCGGCGCTACGCCTCCATCAAGTTCTTCCTCTACACCCTGGCGGGCTCCACCCTGCTGCTGGTGGCCATGGTGGCCTTCTTCCAGTCCCAGGGCACCTTCTCCATCCCGGAGTTGATGCAGGGCGAGTACTCCTTCCGCTTCCAGTTCTGGGCTTTCCTGGCCATGGCCCTGGCCTTCGCCATCAAGGTGCCCATGTTCCCCTTCCACACCTGGCTGCCCGCGGCCCACGTGGAGGCGCCCTCGGCCGGATCGGTGGTGCTGGCCTCGGTGCTCATCAAAATGGGGGCCTACGGCTTCCTGCGCTTCTGCATGACCCTCACCCCCATGGGCATGGATTACTTCACGCCGCTATTCATCGCCCTGTCCGTGGCGGGCATCCTCTACGGCGGGATTATCTGCCTGGGGCAGACCGACGTGAAGAAGCTCATCGCTTACTCCTCGGTGGCCCACATGGGCTTCTGCACCCTGGGCATCTTCATGTTCAACCTGCGCGGCATCGAGGGCGCGCTGATGATCATGCTCAACCACGGGCTGGTCACGGGCGCGCTCTTTATGATGATCGGAGCCATCTACGAGCGCTCCCATTCCCGGGAGATCGAGGACAACCAGGGCATGGGCAAGTTCCTGCCCGCCTTCATGGGCTTCTTCGGTCTCTTCGCCCTGTCCTCCCTGGGCTTCCCCGGACTGAACAGCTTCGTGGGCGAGGCGCTGGTGCTTATCGGGGCCTTCACCTCGGACTGGGTCATCGGCCTCATCGTCATTCCAGGCGCCATGCTGGGCGCGGCCTACATGCTGCGGCTCACCCAGCGCATGACCTACGCCCCCATCGGCCAGGAGCCGTCGCCCAAGGGCAAGGGCTGGCGGGACCTCTCCCCGCGCGAAGTGACCTACCTGCTGCCCCTGGCCGTGCTGACCATCTACATCGGCCTGGCCCCGGGGTTCGCCCTGCGCATCATCGACCCGGCCATCGAGAACCTGCTGGCCGGATACAAGCAGAAGAGCCAGCCCGCGGGATATTTGGCGGAGGAGGGGGAGCGCGAGGTTCCCACGGTTGTCGAGGCCGCCCTGAGCCGGGTCGAGAAGGTTTTCTAG
- a CDS encoding 4Fe-4S binding protein, with amino-acid sequence MHELKEAARGLKSLLVGLKITGREFGRSQVTVHFPRQVVDDILTFRGHVELVGKPKDPATPKCISCMMCVSVCPSGCLALKKAPKPKPPPEPEGETGAEDAMVKPKEKKEPPKASKTPVKFTYNYNLCSLCGLCVQSCPVKSLRFSTDIYIASPDRETFHYDLLARLKDQAERVGEEASAKAKKPGKPKSEAERATEPGGVKAETTIEPQGGES; translated from the coding sequence ATGCATGAGCTGAAGGAGGCCGCCAGGGGCCTGAAGAGCCTGCTGGTGGGCCTGAAGATCACCGGCCGCGAATTCGGGCGCAGCCAGGTCACGGTCCACTTCCCGCGTCAGGTCGTGGACGACATCCTCACCTTCCGCGGCCACGTGGAGCTGGTGGGCAAGCCCAAGGACCCGGCCACCCCCAAGTGCATTTCCTGCATGATGTGCGTCAGCGTCTGCCCCTCGGGCTGCCTGGCCCTGAAAAAAGCGCCCAAGCCCAAGCCCCCGCCGGAACCGGAAGGGGAAACCGGGGCGGAGGACGCCATGGTCAAGCCCAAGGAGAAGAAGGAGCCGCCCAAGGCCTCCAAGACGCCGGTGAAGTTCACCTACAACTACAACCTGTGCTCGTTGTGCGGGTTGTGCGTGCAGTCCTGCCCGGTGAAATCCCTGCGTTTCTCCACGGACATCTACATCGCCTCCCCGGACAGGGAGACCTTCCACTACGACCTGCTGGCCCGGCTCAAGGACCAGGCCGAGCGGGTCGGCGAGGAGGCCTCGGCCAAGGCCAAGAAGCCCGGCAAGCCCAAGAGCGAGGCGGAGCGCGCCACCGAGCCGGGCGGTGTGAAGGCCGAAACCACCATCGAACCCCAGGGAGGAGAGTCCTGA
- a CDS encoding NADH-quinone oxidoreductase subunit D — MTHLTGDYYTRHFEKGPRDDTLILNMGPQHPSTHGVLRILVELDGEYVIKAEPVLGYVHRMHEFMGQTKSWAQFWPNPGRVDYLHALAWNWGYAGAVEKLADIEVPERAEYIRVITCELNRISSHLLWWGAYLLDLGAFTPIMYAFTDREHIMDILQEPTGSRLTYAYYRFGGVTADLSDRFLQRVREFVPYMRSRLPMFRDLVTENIILRKRVEGVGHFSPELIRSYGATGPVARGSGIAYDVRRSEPYSVYDRFDWDVVVEDGCDAMARYLVRMGEIEQSLRIIEQAVEQIPEGEYLPKNAPKPKWSPPAGETYFAVEGGRGKIGYYIASDGGRQPYRLKLRAPGFSNMSIFSDGAKGVLLADAVSILGSLDLVIPEIDR; from the coding sequence ATGACGCATCTCACAGGCGACTACTACACCCGTCATTTCGAGAAGGGCCCCCGCGACGACACGCTCATCCTGAACATGGGGCCGCAGCACCCTTCCACCCACGGCGTCCTTCGCATCCTGGTGGAGCTTGACGGCGAGTACGTCATCAAGGCCGAGCCGGTGCTGGGCTACGTGCACCGCATGCACGAGTTCATGGGACAGACCAAGTCCTGGGCCCAGTTCTGGCCCAACCCCGGCCGGGTGGACTACCTGCACGCCCTGGCCTGGAACTGGGGCTACGCCGGGGCCGTGGAGAAGCTGGCGGACATCGAGGTGCCGGAGCGGGCCGAGTACATCCGGGTCATCACCTGCGAGTTGAACCGCATCTCCTCGCACCTGCTGTGGTGGGGCGCCTACCTGCTTGACCTGGGCGCCTTCACCCCCATCATGTACGCCTTCACCGACCGCGAGCACATCATGGATATCCTGCAGGAGCCCACCGGCTCGCGGCTCACATACGCCTACTACCGCTTCGGCGGAGTCACGGCCGACCTCTCCGACCGCTTCCTGCAGCGGGTGCGGGAGTTCGTGCCCTACATGCGCTCGCGGCTGCCGATGTTCCGCGACCTGGTCACTGAGAACATCATCCTGCGCAAGCGTGTCGAGGGCGTTGGCCACTTCTCGCCGGAGCTCATCCGCAGCTACGGCGCCACCGGTCCCGTGGCCCGGGGGTCGGGCATCGCCTACGACGTGCGCCGGTCCGAGCCGTACTCGGTGTACGACCGCTTCGACTGGGACGTGGTGGTGGAGGACGGCTGCGACGCCATGGCCCGCTACCTGGTGCGCATGGGCGAGATCGAGCAGTCCCTGCGCATCATCGAGCAGGCCGTGGAGCAGATCCCGGAAGGGGAGTACCTGCCCAAGAACGCCCCCAAGCCCAAGTGGAGCCCCCCGGCGGGGGAGACCTACTTCGCGGTGGAGGGCGGACGCGGCAAGATCGGCTACTACATCGCCTCGGACGGCGGCCGCCAGCCCTACCGGCTGAAGCTGCGCGCCCCGGGGTTCAGCAACATGAGCATCTTCTCGGACGGCGCCAAAGGCGTGCTGCTGGCGGACGCCGTGTCCATCCTGGGCAGTCTGGACCTGGTCATCCCCGAAATCGACAGGTGA
- the nuoH gene encoding NADH-quinone oxidoreductase subunit NuoH: protein MDIASIPPELIRLALGLVLLAAFVGGNATLLVYVERKVAGHIQRRPGPFEVGPHGILQTVADAVKLVGKQLLTPRDADRFVFWLAPFMAFLPVFVMFLPIPFAPNLYALETNVGVILILAFAGLGVLSLCLAGWASNNKWGLLGAARAVAQSVGYEIPLLLSVLAVCFMHGSLDLLTISKEQGAWPWQWNVVLQPVAFVIYFICALGETNRAPFDLPEGESELTAGFHTEYSGMGFGLFFLAEYANMIVVSSVATVLFLGGFNGPGAPGSWWFLAKVYALILVMMWIRWTYPRVRFDQLLNLNWKWLVPLATINLLATALVMKL from the coding sequence ATGGACATCGCGAGCATTCCCCCCGAACTGATCCGCCTGGCCCTGGGGCTTGTCCTGCTGGCCGCCTTCGTGGGCGGCAACGCCACCCTCCTCGTGTACGTGGAGCGGAAGGTGGCGGGCCACATCCAGCGTCGGCCCGGCCCCTTCGAGGTCGGCCCCCACGGCATCCTGCAGACGGTGGCCGACGCCGTGAAGCTGGTGGGTAAACAGCTTCTCACCCCGCGCGACGCGGACCGCTTCGTTTTCTGGCTGGCCCCGTTCATGGCCTTTTTGCCGGTCTTCGTCATGTTCCTGCCCATCCCCTTCGCCCCCAATCTCTACGCCCTGGAGACCAACGTCGGAGTAATCCTCATCCTGGCTTTCGCCGGGCTGGGTGTGCTCTCGCTGTGTCTGGCGGGCTGGGCCTCCAACAACAAGTGGGGCCTGCTGGGCGCGGCCCGCGCCGTGGCGCAGTCCGTGGGCTACGAGATCCCGCTGCTGCTCTCGGTGCTGGCCGTGTGCTTCATGCACGGCTCCCTGGACCTGCTGACCATCTCGAAGGAGCAAGGGGCCTGGCCCTGGCAGTGGAACGTGGTGCTGCAGCCGGTGGCCTTCGTCATCTACTTCATCTGCGCCCTGGGCGAGACCAACCGCGCGCCCTTCGACCTGCCCGAGGGCGAGAGCGAACTGACCGCCGGGTTCCACACCGAGTACTCGGGCATGGGCTTCGGCCTCTTCTTCCTGGCGGAATACGCCAACATGATCGTGGTCTCGTCCGTGGCCACCGTGCTCTTCCTGGGCGGGTTCAACGGCCCGGGCGCGCCGGGATCCTGGTGGTTCCTGGCCAAGGTCTACGCCCTCATCCTGGTCATGATGTGGATTCGCTGGACCTACCCCCGGGTGCGGTTCGACCAGCTGCTGAACCTCAACTGGAAGTGGCTGGTGCCCCTGGCCACCATCAACCTCTTGGCCACCGCCCTGGTGATGAAGCTGTAG
- a CDS encoding NADH-quinone oxidoreductase subunit J family protein — translation METAALVLFIIYAAIIAFGALAAALAANLVRALLGLILALFGVAGMYLLMNAPFVAVMQLLIYVGAVVVLIFFAIMLTKAPAGAEESKPRPIRKYFTALVAASAPVFVLGWVLLTFPEQGSELPAEVAVSELGKGLMEPYIVAFELISVVLFVAMSGAVLLGFKKRNGK, via the coding sequence ATGGAGACCGCGGCCCTGGTCCTGTTCATCATCTACGCGGCCATCATCGCCTTCGGCGCGTTGGCCGCCGCCCTGGCGGCCAACCTGGTGCGGGCCCTGCTGGGCCTTATCCTGGCGCTCTTCGGCGTGGCCGGCATGTACCTGCTCATGAACGCCCCCTTCGTGGCCGTCATGCAGCTGCTCATCTACGTGGGCGCTGTGGTCGTGCTGATCTTCTTCGCCATCATGCTCACCAAGGCCCCTGCCGGGGCGGAGGAGAGCAAGCCCAGGCCGATCCGCAAGTACTTCACCGCGCTTGTGGCCGCTTCGGCCCCGGTCTTTGTCCTGGGCTGGGTGCTGCTCACCTTCCCCGAGCAGGGCTCCGAGCTGCCCGCCGAGGTGGCGGTGAGCGAATTGGGCAAGGGGCTCATGGAACCGTACATCGTGGCCTTCGAGCTCATCTCGGTGGTCCTCTTCGTGGCCATGTCCGGGGCGGTGCTCCTGGGCTTCAAGAAAAGGAACGGCAAATGA